In Salarias fasciatus unplaced genomic scaffold, fSalaFa1.1, whole genome shotgun sequence, the genomic window TTTCCCTGCAGTTTGTGACGCACTGAGCTGAAGGATGGCTGtccatgagtgtgtgttcaatctaattacacacacacacacacacacacacacacacacacacacacactcctacagaTTGATGCCCCCCCACGGTGactgtcctgcagctgcagcgacaGTAACATGTAATCTAATGagggtaatcagattactgctGTGTGAACCACAACGTCAAGACAAAGGAGCTGGAACAGAAAACCAACCGGTCTGAGGACTGCAGccggtccagcaggacgtctccagaCTGGACTCTGTAAAGCAGGTgtgatgtgattggtccagcccgtcacgtgaccgcatcacgtggacagagggggcgctgtgatTGGGCGATTTTTGAAAACTTTAACTGGTAAAATCAAATCGGCAGACGGCTGatgtgaaaaccagagtctggtggagcagcaggtggagaaccAGAGAtggagaccaggacctggtctggaccCGGGACTCCATGTTTATCTGCTCTCTGAAAACCGGCATTTTGAACCGTTCCAGTGAGACCAGAGCTCTTTCTGAAACCAGCtccatcgccccctgctgggcgagACCAGAGAACCAATCCGAGACCAGAGAACCAATCCGAGACCAGAGAACCAATCCGAGACCAGAGAACCAATCCGAGACCAGAGAACCAATCCGAGACCAGAGAACCAATCCGAGACCAGAGAACCAATCCGAGACcagagaaccaatcagagacCAGAGAACCAATCACAGACCAGAGGACCAATGTAAAGCATACAAAAAACCAGCAGTTGGCACTGCAGACATCACACTGTCCACATAGTccggcagagagagggaggagccaGGAGCCGGTTAGCAGGTGGGAGAGGATGTGGTGGAGAAGCTGAAGGgctgctgtggctgctctggatgctgtggatgctgtggatgctgtggatgctgtggatgctctggatgctgtggatgctgtggatgctctggatgctgtggatgctgtggatgctctggatgctctggatgctctggatgctctggatgctgtggatgctctggatgctgtggatgctgtggatgctcTGAATGCTctggatgctgtggatgctctggatgctgtggatgctgtggatgctgtggatgctctggatgctctggatgctctggatgctgtggatgctctggatgctgtggatgctgtggatgctctggatgctctggatgctctggatgctgtggatgctctggatgctgtggatgctgtggCTGCTCTGAATGCTctggatgctgtggatgctgtggatgctgtggatgctgtggatgctgtggatgctctggatgctgtggatgctgtggatgctctggatgctgtggatgctgtggatgctctggatgctctggatgctctggatgctctggatgctctggatgctgtggatgctctggatgctgtggatgctgtggatgctcTGAATGCTctggatgctgtggatgctctggatgctgtggatgctgtggatgctgtggatgctgtggatgctctggatgctctggatgctgtggatgctctggatgctgtggatgctgtggatgctctggatgctctggatgctctggatgctgtggatgctgtggatgctgtggatgctgtggatgctgtggatgctctggatgctgtggatgctgtggatgctgtggatgctgtggatgctgtggatgctctggatgctgtggatgctgtggatgctgtggatgctctcgatgctctggatgctgtggatgctctggatgctgtggatgctgtggatgctgtggatgctgtggatgctgtggatactgtggatgctgtggatgctctggatgctgtggatgctcTGAATGCTCTCgatgctctggatgctctggatgctgtggatgctcTGAATGCTCTCGATGCTGTGGATGCGGGGAGCCGCCCGGAGGAAGCCGCTGACACAGTCACCCACCGTATCGCCTTCTGCGAGGAAACGATCGTCCCTACAGAGACTGTAAAGGTATTTTCTAACAACAAGCCCTGGAAAAAACCctcaatgaaaagaaaacagcatcCAGCCCAGGAAATAGAATCAAGTCCAAATTAATCCAAAACAGACTGAGTAGAGAAATAAAAGCGGCCAAAGGGGCATATAAGGAGAGGGGAAGGAGATGGCAGGGACGCCTGGCGTCAGAACTCCAGCTGGCCTTCCCACAAACTCAGCTTCATTAAACACAGGAACGAGGGGCCCGGCCGGCATGCGGACCACCGCAATCAGTTTCACTGCAGGTTTGACCGGTGCGACTGCACACAGGACAGGAAGGAGCTGATCGCTGAGCTCGCCCCGATGACCTGCAGCACCGACgacctggagctgcagcgggCCGAGGTACAGCTCATCATAACCAGGACGAAACCAAACCAAGCAGCGGGACCTGACCAGACCTGTGGCAGGCTGCTGAGGTCCGCCTGTAGTCAGCTggctgctgttttctgctgtCTCTTTACCCGCTCCCTCTCTGAACACACAACCCGTCTCTCTGGAAACCCTCCACTACCTGTCCAGTACCCAGAAAGAGCAACCCCACCTGCAATCATGACTTTGGGCCAGTAGCACCAACATCTCTGGGGATGAAAGGCTTCCCGAGGCTTCTTCTCTCCCAGCTCCGACACGGAGTCCGGATCCATGCTGACCCCCTTCAGTTTGCTTATGAGCACCACCGGGGTGTGGAGGACGCAGTCCTGACTGCCCACCGCCAGGAGCCCAAGTTCTCCATCGGACTGCTGTCTGGCGAGTTCTCAAGCGCCTTCGGCCCTGCGCTGCCTCCTCTGATGAGCAGTAAGCTACTCAAGACGGACGTCACCCCACATCTGGTACTCTGGACCCTTTCCTTCCTGACTGACAGACAACAGAGGGTGAGGGTTAAAGGTCACCTCAGCTCACCCGGGACCGTTTCCACCGGAGCCCCACCAGGATCTGTCCTCTCACCCGTCCTGTCCACCCTGCACACCGGCCACTGCAGAAGCACCGACCGGACACAACATCGACCAAACATTCTGCGACACTGTGATCGTGGACACACCGACACACCAGGACGCCTTCACAGAGCGGTGCAGGCGGAACTGTCTGGAGAAATGGTGGTCGACCTGCGGAAACCCCCCCATCACCCCCCTCTGCCAGTCAACAGCCAGGCGGCAGAGAGGGTGGAGTCATTCAAACACCTCGGGACAGTAATCGATCAGAGGCTCACCTTCCATCTGAACAGTGAAACCCTCCTCTCCGGTTCCATCCGGTCCATCCGGCCCGCTCCGCAGAATGCTAACACCGAGCAGTGGAGCGATTCACTCACCTGCATTCACAACCGGAGGGTTGAACTGAAAGGtacacacacagcctctgatcgcacacacacacacactgcagccacgACAACCTGCTGCCCTCAGGGAGAGACCAGATCACTGACACTCAGGCCTGAGCGAGCCAGGTCCAGGTTCATCCCCACATCATCCGGCTCATGAACGGCTGAGCGTAATCTGCACTCTGTCATTCTGCAGTCTGCACGTCTGGAACAGGCTCAAGAAAAACCTGTTCTGTCGAAGTTTGTATGAGTTCATGATGAGAGCTTGTTTTTATCGATACTGCTGTATTTTAATcgactttttatttattcattcattcattttaattagtTGTCCTTCATCGgtacttatttatttactcacccattcattcattgaccatgatattttctgttgtgcTGGCACATCAGCTGATGGTGGATTGTGGGTATTCGTGTGCATGGGGGCTGACTGTTTTGAATGCGTGTTGTTTTGTACACGCCCTGATGCGCCGCACAAATGAAGCTCCGCACGGATAAATAAAGTTCTTTGAATTGTATTGAATTAATTTGAGACcagagaaccaatcagagagcagacaaccaatcagagagcagacaaccaatcagagagcagacgTTCTGTCTTGTTCTGGAGGACAGAGCAGTGAGTCAGGGGCCGGATGTGTTTCCTCTCTGGGTTGGTGGTTTGATTCCCAGGTGGGTCCGTGGTGGGTTCCCACAGCTGGTTCTCATGAGCGTCAGCATGCTGGGGTCCTGAGAGCGTGTGTCCTGCTCCGGTTCCCAGGGAGACCTGGAGCCCTCACCCAGACTCCCCATTGGCTGCCTGACCTCCGACCCGCGCTGTGGGGAGACGTGCCtgcatggcggccatcttggatggggGCTCAGAGaagatgaaatgtgtgtgtgtgtgtgtgtgtgtgtgtgtgtgtgtgtgtgtgtgtgtgtgtgtgtgtgtgtgtgtcccttccGGGTCTGGTGTTTATCAGGAATCAGGAATCACTTCATGCTGAAACTTATCGTTGCTCCAGGTGCTGTGCAGCCTGGTCCCCacccaagatggccgccagcagGCCGGGCGCTCCACAGCAGGTCGctctccctgctgctctctgattggtccacaCAGCCTGaccccgcctcctcctggaCACAGGACTACGGTTCTCACCTGGAAAGATTCGGTTCCACATCTTGTGGGTCAGTGTGTCCCCTCTGGGCCTCGGTACCGGCCCGGGGCCCGGTCTCTGCTGGCTCAGGGTCTCATTCAGGGCCTGGGAGAACATCATGAGTCCGTCGTAGAACCCTCCGGCAATCATGTTGTACTGACAAAAACACAGGGTTCAGACCACAGGGCGGTTccatcagaaccagaaccaggaccggaACCGAGACCGGGACGGACAGGATCAGTACCACGGAGTCTGTGATGGTGAAGTTGAACATCTTCTTGGCGTTCCTCTTCAGGTCCTCGGTGAACTGCAGGTACTGCGGCGTGGGGGGCTGGTAGTACGTCAGGACCTTCACGCTCTGCGGAGAACCAGACCAGAGGGTCAGGGGGGAGCCGGGACCAGACCAGAGGGGTCAGGGGGGAGCCGGGACCAGACCAGAGGGTCAGGGGGGAACCGGGACCAGACCAGAGGGGTCAGGGGGGAGCCGGGACCAGACCAGAGGGGTCAGGGGGGAACTGGGATCAGAGGGTCAAGggggaaccagaaccagaggggTCAGGGGAGAACCGGGACCACGGCGGGACGGAGCTGTGGGAAAGCCGCCGTCCTAATCCGGGACGTGGTCTGGGGTTTGGCTCTGAACCTGGGAGGCGGAGCAGAGAACCCAGAACCCCGGACTCACTCTGAAGGCCAGGCGGGCTGCACGGTCCTCCGAGTCCCCCCGGAACCAGGGCCGGACGGGACCCCGGTCCTCCAGACCGTCTGCAAACAGGTTGATGAAGAAGAAGACGTAGTCCTTCAGGTCCACACCGTCCCTCCAAAACTGGACCAGGAGAGTCCGGAAGACATCCCTGGAACAGCAGGCGTAGACcactgaagaagaagagcaggagcGTCAGCAAGACCCCCTCAGACCAGGTCCTCTAGACCAGGTCccctgaggaccaggtctggggGGGGCTCTCAGGGGGGGCTGGTCGGTGCTGTCTTGACTATAAGTTTCTGACCatctcggccaaaagcctctttctgTCACCAggctgcggctgcggcgccACGGCGCGCAGTTTtcattataatgcaggcgactggtttgatcaaacgccgcctggtcacatgatctggtcacatgatctggtcacatgatctggtcacatgaccagacagccgctgcGCTCGCAGCTAAGCTACTCGCCTCAAACAGATCGTCAAAAAAATGTGGGCGTCGTggcgccgcagccgcagccTGGTGAcagaaagaggcttttggccgagttggtcagaAACTTATGGTCAAGACAGACCCGACCAGCCCCCCCCGAGAACCCCCCTGCCCCCCGAGAGCCCCCCTGCCCTGCCCCCCGCCCCCTGAGAGCCCCCCTGCCCTGCCCCCCGAGAGCCCCCCTGCCCCCCGAGAGCCCCCCTGCCCTGCCCCCCGCCCCCTGAGAGCCCCCTTGCCCTGTCccgtcccccacccccccgagaGCCCCCCCCGAGAGCCCCCCTGCCCTGTCCCCCGAGAGCCCCCCCGAGAGCCCCCCTGCCCTGTCCCCCGAGAGCCCCCTGAGAGCCCCCCTGCCCTGTCCCCAGCCCCCCCCGAGAGCCCCCCTGCCCTGTCCCCAGCCCCCCCCGAGAGCCCCCCTGCCCTGTCCCCAGCCCCCACCGAGAGCCCCCCTGccctgccccccgccccccgagaGCCCCCCTGCCCTGTCCCCCGCCCCCCGAGAGTCCCCCGGCCCTGTCCCCAGCCCCCCACCGAGAGTCCCCCTGCCctgtccccccgccccccgagaGTCCCCCGGCCCTGTCCCCCGCCCCCCGAGAGTCCCCCGGCCCTGTCCCCAGCCCCCACCGAGAGCCCCCCTGCCCTGTCCCCCGCCCCCCGAGAGCCCCCCTGCCCTGTCCCCCGCCCCCCGAGAGTCCCCCGGCCCTGTCCCCAGCCCCCCCCGAGAGCCCCCCTGCCCTGTCCCCCGCCCCCCGAGAGTCCCCCGGCCCTGTCCCCCGCCCCCCGAGAGTCCCCCGGCCctgtcccccgcccccccgagAGCCCCCTTGCCCTGTCCCCCGAGAGCCCCCCTGCCCCCCGAGAGCCCCCCTGCCCTGCCCCCCGCCCCCTGAGAGCCCCCTTGCCCTGTCccgtcccccacccccccgagaGCCCCCCCCGAGAGCCCCCCTGCCCTGTCCCCCGAGAGCCCCCCCGAGAGCCCCCCTGCCCTGTCCCCCGAGAGCCCCCCCGAGAGCCCCCCTGCCCTGTCCCCCGAGAGCCCCCCGAGAGCCCCCCTGCCCTGTCCCCAGCCCCCCCCGAGAGCCCCCCTGCCCTGTCCCCAGCCCCCCCCGAGAGCCCCCCTGCCCTGTCCCCAGCCCCCACCGAGAGCCCCCCTGCCCTGTCCCCCGCCCCCCGAGAGCCCCCCGGCCCTGTCCCCCGCCCCCCGAGAGTCCCCCGGCCCTGTCCCCAGCCCCCACCGAGAGCCCCCCTGCCCTGTCCCCCGCCCCCCGAGAGTCCCCCGGCCCTGTCCCCCGCCCCCCGAGAGTCCCCCGGCCCTGTCCCCAGCCCCCACCGAGAGCCCCCCTGCCctgtccccccgccccccgagagcccccctgccctgtccccccgccccccgagaGTCCCCCGGCCCTGTCCCCAGCCCCCCCCGAGAGCCCCCCTGCCCTGTCCCCCGCCCCCCGAGAGTCCCCCGGCCCTGTCCCCCGCCCCCCGAGAGTCCCCCGGCCctgtcccccgcccccccgagAGCCCCCCCCGAGAGCCCCCCTGCCctgtcccccacccccccgagaGCCCCCCCGAGAGCCCCCCTGCCCCGTCCCCCACCCCCCGAGAGCCCCCCCGAGAGCCCCCCTGCCCTGTCCCCCGAGAGCCCCCCGAGAGCCCCCCTGCCCTGTCCCCCGAGAGCCCCCCCGAGAGCCCCCCCCGAGAACCCCCCTGCCCTGTCCCCCGCCCCCCGAGAGTCCCCCTGCCCTGTCCCCCGCCCCCCGAGAGTCACCCGGCCCTGTCCCCAGCCCCCCGCGAGAAGCCCCCCTGCCCtgtccccccccgcccccccagagCCCCCCTGCCCTGTCCCCCGCCCCCCGAGAGTCCCCCGGCCCTGTCCCCAGCCCCCCACCGAGAGCCCCCCTGCCctgtccccccgccccccgagaGCCCCCTGCCCTGTCCCCCGCCCCCCGAGAGTCCCCCGGCCctgtccccccgccccccgagaGTCCCCCGGCCCTGTCCCCAGCCCCCCCCGAGAGCCCCCCTGCCctgtcccccccgccccccgagaGTCCCCCGGCCCTGTCCCCCGCCCCCCGAGAGTCCCCCGGCCctgtcccccgcccccccgagAGCCCCCTTGCCCTGTCCCCCGAGAGCCCCCCTGCCccgtcccccacccccccgagaGCCCCCCCCGAGAACCCCCCTGCCctgtccccccgccccccgagaGTCCCCCGGCCCTGTCCCCAGCCCCCCGCGAGAGCCCCCCTGCCCTGTCCCCCGCCCCCCGAGAGTCCCCCTGCCCTGTCCCCCGCCCCCCGAGAGTCCCCCGGCCCTGTCCCCAGCCCCCCGCGAGAGCCCCCCTGCCCTGTCCCCCGCCCCCCGAGAGTCCCCCCCCtgggtgccgacctgactgtatccctcCAGACCAGGTCCTCCTGCTGATCATCACTGTAGGGCCAGTTTCAGTAaatccctcacacacacactcagacaacacacacacactcacactcacacactcacactcacactcacactcacactcagacaacacacacacactcacacacacacactcacactcacactcacactcagacaacacacactcacacactcgcagCTTTTTCTACTCAGGTTTTCAAACCAAATGTGGGAAAATTCCAGAAGCTCCAGCTCATGAAGAAACAAccactgtccactgtccactgtccacactgtccacactgtccacactgtccactgtccacactgtccactgtccactgtccactgtccactgtccacactgtccactgtccactctgtccacactgtccacactgtccactgtccactgtccacactgtccactgtccactgtccacactgtccacactgtccactgtccacactgtccactgtccactgtccactgtccacactgtccactgtccacactgtccacactgtccactgtccactgtccactgtccactgtccacactgtccactgtccacactgtccactgtccactctgtccacactgtccactgtccactgtccactgtccacactgtccactgtccactgtccagagtccagacagGACTTGTTAGGACTGGCGGATTGGAGGAGACCCCTCGCTGGAGGACAGGGGACGGTgggggacagtgggggacagacaggggggCCAGACAGAGCGCCGACCTCGGCCGTTGTCCCGGATGTCCTGGACCAGGGCCCGGTAGTCCACGTCGTGCAGCTGGTGGTGGTAGGTGGAGACGTTCCGGTCCAGCAGGACGTTGTAGAGACCCTCGGCGGCGAAGAAGCAGGGCCCGTCGTCCCCGGTGTCCCGGGTGTAGAGGAGGACGGCGCGGTGCCGCCAGCCGAAGGCGTCCTGGACCCGCGCCGCGAACTGGCCCAGCTTCTTGTGGGTGGGGCCGGTGTTGGTGACGGTGCCGTGCTCCCAGAAGCCCCAGGCCTGGGCGCCGGCCGTCACCATGGGGACGTCCCAGTGGGCGGTGAAGCGCGCCACGTGCGAGGACGAGTAGGTGCAGCCGGGCCCGAGGAAGACCCAGGGCTCGTGGTCCATGTGCAGGTCCACCGCCGCCAGCGGCGCCATGGAGTGCGAGCAGAGCCCGTCGCGGTCCTCGGAGTTCCTGTAGACCAGCCGCAGGCTCAGGCCCGGCAGCAGCCAGGGGTCCGAGTTGATCCGGTCCAGCGCCGCCTGCAGCGCCGGGCCCACGCGAGGCCACGCCCACGCATAGCTCGTGTTCGTCTGcggcaagatggccgccacgaTGACCTCCTGGACTCCGTCTGTGGCGTTGCCGGGCAACAGGGAGGACGCTGCTGGTTGgatgaggagaagaaggagctggagggaggGGCGTGGCCAAGACAGCATGGCAACGAGCCTGTCAGACAAACTGCAGGGAGAAATATACACACACTTCAGTAAACTACAGGCGAAAACAACCCTGTCAGACGAAATACagggaaaaataaagacacacgTCAGGCAAACtatggatgaaaacaaacagcctgTCAGACAAATGCAgggaaaattaaaacacatatCAGACAAACTACAGGCGAAAACAAACAGCCTGTCAGACAAATGCAgggaaaattaaaacacatatCAGACAAACTACAGGCGAAAACAAACAGCCTGTCAGACAAATGCAgggaaaattaaaacacatatCAGACAAACTACAGGCGAAAACAAACAGCCTGTCAGACAAATGCagggaaaattaaaacaaatgtcagaTAAACTACAGGCGAAAACAATCAAGCCTGTCAGACCtactggaggggaaaaaaaacatcaaacaacaggtgaaaacaaactccagaaaaaaccaaaacacgGCAGAGAAACTTCCGGTGGAAACAAACAGCCTGCCAGGTGAAGCTGAGGGGAAACGACGTCCTGAGGAAGAGCAGCTCCCTGTCAGGTCACCATGACGACGGAGCCCTGATGAGGCCGTCTGGCTGTCGCGGCTGTTCTCAGGGTGACTTTCAGCAGGAAAAGTGCTCAAACAAAGTGGTGGAGGGAGCGGAGGCCGAGCTggctgctgtgttgttgttgtttacctgggCTCAGGTGTGTTCTGCTGCCAAACCGGTTCCGGTTCGTTTTCAAGTCTTCGACacggagaaaaaagaaaataaaaagtcagaAAACGCTCCGGTTTCCGTTTCTTCACCGCGTCGGCTCGCTTTGAACTTAGAACCGTGTAGTCCGGTACTTGTGCTGGTCCGCGGGCCACGGCTTGGCTCCTACCTGTGGACTCCTTCAGGCTGTCCTCGTGCACGAACAAGAAAACGGCGGCGGCTCGCGCGTTTCCGCCTCACGTCCCGGTCATGTCCCGGCTTCCCGACGAGCACGCGCCCACACGCTGACGGAGCATGGGCGCGCGTGCGTGGCTTTGCTGAGGGGACGCCCACTCGCCAGGACGAGGTGCGCGTGCGGCGGTGAATTAGCGCGCGTACACCCctccccggccccgccccctcctctgcACGCTGAGGGACTCGAACTGAGGGACTATGAGTGTGCGCGGCGCCGCTCCCTCACCGCGAGGCCAGCTGAGGGCAGGCTGGGCACCGTGTGGTGGTCCGGGGGGGTCGTGGGGGGTCCAGGGGGGATTCGGGGGGGtcgtggggcggggggggggcggggggttggGCTCGTCTGAAACCTTTCTGGGGCCTCTTCTTGCCCCAGCCTGTGATGTTggtgccccctggtggccgcgGGCGCGCGCCACAGAGGTGGATTGTGGGTAAGGAGTTCCTCCTGGATCGACACCTTCCTTATCGCCCCaacgtgcacgcgcacacgcgaTGGTCATTTCCAGGAAGGGGTGCACTGaggagggagagtgtgtgtttaagtgaCTTCCTGGCCCACAGGGTGTATcctgttaaaacacacacacacacacacacacacacacacacacacacacacacacacacaaagctttcCTCCCACTCTCTCCTGTTAATGAAAACTTTAAATCCTGCTTCCAGCCGGTTccagctgagctgctctacAAGAGGCGGCAGGCAAACTACTCAACTACAACAGGTACAACAGGTGAACTACTGAACTGCGACACGCGACTGCTAAACTACAACAGGTGAACTACTGAACTACGTCAGGTGAATTGCTGAACTGTGAGACGAACTACTAAACTACATCAGGTGAACGACTGAGCTACGACAGGCAATCTACTGAACTACAACAGATGAACTACAACAGATGAACTACAACAGGTGAAGTACGACAGTCAAACTACTGAACTACAACAGGTGCACTGCTGAACTGTGACAGGCAAACTACTAAACTACAACAGGTGAAGTAGAGAACTACGACAGGTGAAGTACAACAGGTGAAGTACGACAGTCAAACTACTGAACTACAACAGGTGAACTACTAAAGTACAACTGTGAACTACTCAATTACAACAGGTGAACTACTAAACTCCGACAGGTGAACTACTAAAAAACAGGCAATCTACTGAACTATGACAGGTGAACTACTGAACTAAAACAGATGAACTACGACAGGTGAAGTACGACAGTCAAACTACTGAACTACGACTGGTGAACTACTGAACTGCGTCAGGCGAACTACTGAACTACAACAGGTGAATGACTGAACTTCGACAGGTGAAGTACGACAGGTGAACCACTGAAATGCGATAGGTGAAATACTGAACTATGACAGGTGAACTACTGAAGTAAGACAGGTGAGCTACGACTGGTGAACTACTTAACTGCGTCAGGCGAACTGCTGATCTGCGACAGGAGAACGACTGAACTGCGACAGGCAAACTACAACAGGTGAAGTACTGAACTACAACAGGTGAATTACTGAACTACGACATGCGAACAACTGAACTACAACAGATGAACTACGACAGGTGAAGTATGACGTTAAACTACTGAACTACGACAGGTGAACTACTGAACTACGACATGCGAACAACTGAACTACAACAGATGAACTACGACAGGTGAAGTATGACGTTAAACTACTGAACTACGACAGGTGAACTACTGAACTACGACATGCGAACTACTGAACTACAACAGATGACCTACTGAACTACGACAGGTGAACTACTAAACTACAACAGATGACCTACGACAGGTGAAGTATGACGTTAAACTACTGAACTACGACAGGTGAACTACTGAACTACAACAGATGACCTACGACAGGTGAAGTATGACGTTAAACTACTGAACTACGACAGGTGAACTACTGAACTACAACAGATGACCTACTAAACTACAACAGATGACCTACTGAACTACAACAGATGACCTACTGAACTACGACAGGTGAACTACTGAACTACAACGGATGACCTACTGAACTACGACAGGTGAACTACAACAGATGACCTACTGAACTACGACAGGTGAACTACTGAACTACGACAGGTGAACTACTGAACTACGACAGATGACCTACTGAACTACGACAGGTGAACTACTAAACTACGACAGCTGAACTACTGAACTGCGACAGGTGAACTACTAAACTACAACAGATGACCTACTGAACTACGACAGGTGAACTACTAAACTACAACAGATGACCTACTGAACTACGACAGGTGAACTACTGAACTACAACAGGTGAACTACTAAACTACGACAGGTGAACTACTGAACTACGACAGGTGAACTACTGAACTACAACAGATGACCTACTGAACTACGACAGGTGAACTACTAAACTACAACAGATGACCTACTGAACTACGACAGGTGAACTACTGAACTACAACAGGTGAACTACTAAACTACGACAGGTGAACTACTGAACTACGACAGGTGAACTACTGAACTACGACAGGTGAACTACTAAACTACGACAGGTGAACTACTAAACTACAATAGATGACCTACTGAACTACGACAGTTGAACTACTGAACTACGACAGGTGAACTACTAAACTACAACAGATGACCTACTGAACTACGACAGGTGAACTACTGAACTACAACAGGTGAACTACTAAACTACGACAGGTGAACTACTGAACTACGACTGGTG contains:
- the LOC115384848 gene encoding atrial natriuretic peptide receptor 1-like isoform X1 encodes the protein MLSWPRPSLQLLLLLIQPAASSLLPGNATDGVQEVIVAAILPQTNTSYAWAWPRVGPALQAALDRINSDPWLLPGLSLRLVYRNSEDRDGLCSHSMAPLAAVDLHMDHEPWVFLGPGCTYSSSHVARFTAHWDVPMVTAGAQAWGFWEHGTVTNTGPTHKKLGQFAARVQDAFGWRHRAVLLYTRDTGDDGPCFFAAEGLYNVLLDRNVSTYHHQLHDVDYRALVQDIRDNGRVVYACCSRDVFRTLLVQFWRDGVDLKDYVFFFINLFADGLEDRGPVRPWFRGDSEDRAARLAFRSVKVLTYYQPPTPQYLQFTEDLKRNAKKMFNFTITDSVYNMIAGGFYDGLMMFSQALNETLSQQRPGPGPVPRPRGDTLTHKMWNRIFPGE
- the LOC115384848 gene encoding atrial natriuretic peptide receptor 1-like isoform X2, yielding MLSWPRPSLQLLLLLIQPAASSLLPGNATDGVQEVIVAAILPQTNTSYAWAWPRVGPALQAALDRINSDPWLLPGLSLRLVYRNSEDRDGLCSHSMAPLAAVDLHMDHEPWVFLGPGCTYSSSHVARFTAHWDVPMVTAGAQAWGFWEHGTVTNTGPTHKKLGQFAARVQDAFGWRHRAVLLYTRDTGDDGPCFFAAEGLYNVLLDRNVSTYHHQLHDVDYRALVQDIRDNGRVVYACCSRDVFRTLLVQFWRDGVDLKDYVFFFINLFADGLEDRGPVRPWFRGDSEDRAARLAFRSVKVLTYYQPPTPQYLQFTEDLKRNAKKMFNFTITDSVALNETLSQQRPGPGPVPRPRGDTLTHKMWNRIFPGE